A single Anatilimnocola floriformis DNA region contains:
- a CDS encoding DUF6436 domain-containing protein, translating to MPSFDLKFTGASFVMATRPVLTWLVLIVGEALLASVAIGAFWFQEWQYALPTPRPAALQQPVVGDVIHLAELQPTTKPIWLHFFNPACPCSRFNIDHVRDLIARFGDQVQIVAVLEADDDSLAQFKQLNLKCAAFVDHHGEFARRTGVYSTPQGVVLDEHCQLVYRGNYNLGRYCTSAETEFVRRALENCLAHRPPLTFPAAATVAIGCELPVNRVEVSER from the coding sequence ATGCCCAGTTTCGACCTGAAGTTCACTGGTGCATCGTTCGTCATGGCGACTCGTCCTGTTTTGACCTGGCTCGTACTCATCGTTGGCGAGGCGCTGCTCGCTTCGGTCGCGATCGGGGCGTTCTGGTTTCAGGAATGGCAATACGCGCTGCCCACGCCGCGGCCCGCAGCGCTCCAGCAACCGGTTGTCGGTGATGTGATTCACCTCGCTGAACTGCAACCAACGACCAAGCCGATCTGGTTGCACTTCTTCAATCCCGCTTGTCCTTGTTCTCGCTTTAATATCGATCACGTGCGCGATTTGATTGCCCGGTTCGGCGATCAGGTGCAAATTGTCGCCGTGCTCGAAGCCGATGACGATTCGCTCGCACAATTCAAGCAACTCAATCTCAAGTGTGCCGCGTTTGTCGATCACCACGGCGAGTTTGCCAGGCGAACGGGCGTCTATTCCACGCCGCAGGGTGTGGTCTTGGATGAGCACTGCCAGTTGGTTTATCGCGGCAACTACAACCTCGGCCGATATTGCACCTCCGCAGAAACCGAATTCGTCCGCCGAGCGCTCGAAAACTGTCTGGCCCATCGGCCACCGCTGACGTTTCCCGCCGCGGCCACTGTCGCCATCGGCTGCGAATTGCCGGTCAATCGAGTGGAGGTCAGCGAGCGATGA
- a CDS encoding phosphoribosylaminoimidazolesuccinocarboxamide synthase, with protein MTTSTPWLQTEIPGVPVRRGKVRDVFDLGDQLLLVASDRISAFDWVMPNGIPDKGRILTQLSAFWFDLLQVPHHLLSQDVDQLKLPVNIDRAPLRGRSMICRKAQIVPIECVVRGYLEGSGWKEYRQNQAVCGVALPPGLKQCDKLPEPIFTPATKEESGHDINISFAEMANLIGQETAAELKRLTLDVYTRAAAHALAHGVIIADTKLEWGWYEGKLILCDEVLTPDSSRFWPADRYQPGGPQPSFDKQFLREWLETTTWDKNSPPPHLPEEVVQQSRAKYLEALQKLTSNSLPE; from the coding sequence ATGACCACCTCCACTCCCTGGTTGCAGACCGAAATTCCTGGCGTTCCTGTCCGCCGCGGCAAGGTGCGAGACGTCTTCGACCTGGGCGATCAACTGCTGCTGGTGGCGTCCGACCGCATTAGCGCCTTCGACTGGGTCATGCCCAACGGCATTCCCGACAAAGGGCGGATCCTCACGCAGCTGTCGGCGTTTTGGTTCGACTTGCTGCAGGTACCGCATCACTTGCTCTCGCAAGATGTCGACCAATTAAAACTTCCCGTCAATATCGATCGCGCGCCACTCCGCGGCCGCTCGATGATCTGCCGCAAAGCCCAAATCGTTCCCATCGAGTGCGTCGTCCGCGGCTACCTCGAAGGGAGCGGCTGGAAAGAATACCGCCAGAATCAGGCCGTCTGCGGGGTCGCCCTGCCGCCGGGTCTGAAGCAGTGCGACAAACTGCCCGAGCCGATCTTCACGCCGGCGACCAAGGAAGAAAGCGGCCACGACATCAACATCTCGTTTGCCGAGATGGCCAACCTCATCGGCCAGGAGACAGCCGCCGAACTAAAACGCCTCACGCTCGACGTCTACACCCGCGCCGCTGCCCACGCGCTGGCCCACGGCGTGATCATCGCCGACACCAAGCTCGAATGGGGCTGGTACGAAGGCAAGCTGATCCTCTGCGACGAAGTCCTCACCCCCGACAGCAGCCGCTTCTGGCCCGCCGACCGCTACCAACCCGGCGGCCCGCAACCCTCCTTCGACAAGCAATTCCTCCGGGAATGGCTCGAAACCACCACCTGGGACAAAAACAGCCCACCACCGCATTTGCCCGAAGAAGTAGTGCAGCAATCTCGGGCTAAGTATTTGGAAGCGCTTCAAAAGCTGACGAGTAACTCGCTGCCCGAGTGA
- a CDS encoding CHAT domain-containing protein: MAEAKYRAALQLRIARHGLTHIDTATVLDSIVRLYAAQGRWQEAETFCRYELAAYEKSAGKDHIETTKATLRMANVLTGLGRASEAEVLARQVVDRLTKEFGADNSNLTQPRHELCKALFQQEKFAELEPLLRQNIAAQEKSLAPNSANLVAGITMLSYAVLNQGRSQEALDLLNRLAEVHERSPLSPQSLENLLGTRAAALWMLGQKEAAVAELARSQDQTELLQTFSPGAERERAEMFLSRSTGYELAIDWQAQLKNIPQLFAAMERAKARTFLDELKLKNIDLLAGISPQDRQLLTQQEEKLRRELTAVETRFNELPELPPIAPAAEMQKRKDAAAEVLAARDALYQHFARLRSASPVYRELIQSKTGNVTLEQVQGRLGEGELLLSYSVGENQSYVVCVRKDSAQFHRLELDEATAKTLGARAGDLNDETLVTTLLDKTAGVLGMISNPKRKSEDASGKLAALWTALIPAAEKAQITSGEVKRLVIIPDGALALLPFETLVVENDTKPQYLLDVGPPIAYAPSAAVLLNLVDRPVVSATDLKLFTLGDPTYAPPVAADPLDRTLAAVRTIDRFRAGLSRLPFTAQESSWVRQHLEKIGFSTVRVTEAKATEAAIRQHAPGKQIIHFACHGMADQSYGNFFGSLAIAPGRAGDSRDDGFLSMAEIYDLDLTGCELAILSACETNYGPQQKGEGVWALSRGFLVAGSRRVVASNWVVDDRAGATLISLFAGHLALAGKDSTARDYATALHKAKKEVRKDERWQQPFYWSSLVLVGPK; this comes from the coding sequence TTGGCTGAAGCGAAGTATCGCGCCGCGCTGCAACTGCGCATCGCACGTCACGGTTTGACACACATCGACACGGCGACCGTTCTCGACAGCATCGTTCGTTTGTATGCAGCGCAAGGGCGCTGGCAAGAAGCGGAAACCTTTTGTCGCTATGAGCTCGCCGCCTATGAGAAGAGCGCCGGCAAGGATCACATTGAAACCACCAAGGCCACATTGCGGATGGCGAACGTACTGACTGGGCTAGGGCGCGCCTCCGAAGCCGAGGTGCTGGCGCGGCAAGTGGTCGACCGCCTTACCAAGGAGTTCGGCGCCGACAACTCTAACTTGACCCAGCCCCGACACGAATTGTGCAAAGCGCTTTTTCAACAAGAAAAATTTGCAGAGCTCGAGCCGCTGTTGCGGCAGAACATCGCCGCGCAGGAAAAGTCCTTGGCGCCCAACAGCGCGAATCTGGTCGCTGGAATCACGATGTTGTCGTATGCAGTATTGAACCAAGGACGAAGCCAGGAAGCGCTCGATTTGCTGAATCGACTAGCGGAAGTTCATGAGCGCAGCCCACTGTCGCCGCAGAGCCTGGAAAATCTGCTCGGCACTCGGGCTGCGGCGCTGTGGATGTTGGGACAAAAGGAAGCGGCGGTCGCCGAACTCGCCAGGTCTCAGGATCAAACCGAGTTGCTGCAAACTTTTTCGCCGGGGGCCGAGCGCGAACGGGCGGAAATGTTTCTCAGCCGCTCGACCGGTTACGAGTTAGCCATCGATTGGCAAGCGCAACTAAAAAACATTCCCCAATTGTTTGCTGCCATGGAACGAGCTAAGGCCCGCACCTTTTTGGATGAATTGAAACTGAAAAATATCGACTTGCTGGCCGGTATATCGCCACAGGACCGGCAGTTGTTAACACAGCAGGAAGAAAAGTTGCGCCGCGAACTGACCGCAGTCGAGACACGCTTCAATGAACTCCCCGAGCTACCACCCATCGCGCCGGCTGCCGAAATGCAGAAGCGAAAGGATGCTGCGGCCGAAGTGCTCGCCGCCAGAGACGCGTTGTATCAGCATTTTGCTCGGCTTCGTTCGGCGAGCCCGGTCTATCGCGAATTAATCCAGAGTAAGACGGGGAACGTGACGCTCGAGCAGGTGCAGGGGCGACTCGGCGAAGGAGAGCTCTTGTTGAGTTACTCGGTCGGCGAGAACCAATCGTACGTTGTCTGCGTGCGAAAGGATTCCGCGCAATTCCATCGCCTGGAACTCGACGAAGCAACGGCGAAGACGTTGGGAGCGAGAGCCGGAGATTTAAACGACGAAACCTTAGTCACTACCCTGCTCGACAAAACAGCCGGCGTGCTCGGCATGATTTCGAATCCAAAACGCAAGAGTGAAGATGCCAGCGGCAAGCTCGCCGCGCTCTGGACTGCGCTGATTCCGGCGGCAGAAAAAGCTCAAATCACCAGCGGCGAGGTAAAGCGGCTCGTTATCATTCCCGACGGCGCGCTGGCGCTGCTGCCGTTTGAAACATTGGTTGTCGAGAACGACACCAAGCCGCAGTACTTGCTCGATGTTGGTCCGCCGATCGCTTACGCTCCGTCCGCAGCGGTGCTGCTGAACCTGGTTGATCGGCCTGTGGTTTCGGCGACGGATCTGAAACTGTTTACGCTGGGCGATCCCACTTACGCGCCGCCAGTTGCCGCCGATCCGCTCGATCGCACGCTGGCTGCTGTACGCACGATCGATCGGTTTCGGGCCGGACTCTCGCGCCTGCCGTTCACCGCGCAGGAATCGAGTTGGGTGCGGCAACACCTGGAAAAGATCGGCTTTTCCACGGTAAGAGTCACCGAAGCCAAGGCCACCGAAGCGGCCATTCGTCAGCACGCACCTGGCAAGCAGATCATTCACTTCGCCTGCCACGGCATGGCCGATCAGAGCTACGGCAACTTCTTCGGCTCATTGGCTATCGCGCCAGGCCGCGCAGGAGATTCACGCGACGACGGCTTTTTGTCGATGGCGGAAATCTACGATCTCGATCTCACCGGCTGCGAACTGGCGATCCTCAGCGCTTGCGAAACCAACTACGGTCCCCAACAAAAAGGGGAAGGCGTATGGGCTCTCTCACGCGGCTTTCTCGTAGCCGGCAGCCGCCGCGTGGTCGCCAGCAACTGGGTCGTCGACGATCGCGCCGGCGCGACCCTCATCAGCCTCTTCGCCGGCCACCTGGCCCTCGCCGGCAAAGATTCAACCGCCCGCGACTACGCCACCGCTCTGCATAAGGCGAAGAAAGAAGTCCGTAAGGATGAACGCTGGCAACAGCCGTTTTATTGGAGCAGCTTGGTGCTGGTAGGGCCGAAGTAG
- a CDS encoding endo-1,4-beta-xylanase yields the protein MGQLRFIVPAPERLAQHGRELAYVAGADGIPWEGRAKLDGKLLTIDRDQRESGWTYVPWHVPKRGVLMLCTGSLMERQQAYSLPIELARGTITRLRNQAAAWQQAGMNLPPAFVNSSRLATAKLIAAITERKEEAAAALADESLLHGLDAADHLAVSYTQQVLDIRRGQHSVLPTLLGARLEKAPAKEIADELAAASNTSLISPRWPIVEPEPGQFAWENTDGALQWARERGQRVCLGPLVQLDRASLPDWLFLMADDFDEVLEYVLQYLEAVVQRYRGRVHLWHVAARMNLPTGIAMDEEQRLKLTVEAIDRVRTLDPRTPMVVSFDRPWAEYIAAEDQELTPLHFADTLVRGGLGLAGVGLELNLGYWPGGSAMRDLLEISRLIDRWSQLGVPLVLQLTMPSNDAPDPLARHHEKPHYCQPFGPFTPTEQAAVMKKLGMLLLAKQPVQAVFWNQVRDDSPHDYPLGGLVDMGGKLKPLVPVLAKLRADLLS from the coding sequence ATGGGCCAGCTGCGTTTTATCGTTCCCGCTCCCGAGCGGCTGGCTCAACACGGCCGGGAACTGGCCTACGTCGCCGGAGCCGACGGCATTCCTTGGGAAGGCCGAGCCAAGCTCGACGGCAAACTGCTGACGATCGACCGCGACCAGCGTGAGTCGGGTTGGACGTATGTTCCCTGGCACGTGCCGAAGCGCGGCGTGCTGATGCTCTGCACCGGCAGTTTGATGGAACGGCAACAGGCTTATTCGCTGCCGATCGAACTGGCTCGCGGCACGATCACGCGGTTGCGAAACCAGGCCGCGGCCTGGCAACAAGCGGGCATGAATTTGCCGCCGGCGTTTGTCAATTCTTCGCGACTGGCCACGGCCAAGCTCATCGCCGCGATCACCGAACGCAAAGAAGAAGCAGCGGCTGCCCTCGCCGACGAGAGTCTGCTGCACGGACTCGACGCTGCCGATCACTTGGCCGTTTCTTACACGCAGCAGGTGCTCGATATTCGCCGCGGGCAGCACAGCGTGTTGCCGACGCTGCTCGGTGCTCGGTTGGAAAAGGCGCCGGCGAAAGAGATTGCCGACGAATTGGCGGCCGCGTCAAACACTTCGCTCATTTCGCCGCGCTGGCCGATCGTCGAACCGGAGCCCGGCCAATTTGCTTGGGAAAACACCGACGGCGCATTGCAGTGGGCTCGCGAACGTGGCCAGCGAGTCTGCCTCGGTCCGCTCGTGCAACTCGATCGCGCGAGCCTGCCCGATTGGCTGTTCTTGATGGCCGACGACTTCGATGAAGTGCTGGAATATGTCCTGCAATATCTTGAAGCCGTGGTGCAGCGTTATCGCGGCCGTGTTCATCTTTGGCATGTCGCCGCGCGGATGAACCTGCCGACCGGCATCGCCATGGATGAAGAGCAGCGGCTGAAGCTCACTGTCGAAGCCATCGACCGCGTTCGCACGCTCGATCCGCGCACGCCGATGGTGGTGAGTTTCGATCGGCCCTGGGCGGAATACATCGCTGCGGAAGATCAAGAACTCACGCCGCTCCACTTTGCCGATACGCTGGTCCGCGGCGGTTTGGGCCTGGCCGGAGTTGGGCTTGAGCTGAACCTTGGTTACTGGCCGGGCGGCAGCGCGATGCGTGATTTGCTCGAGATCAGCCGGCTGATCGATCGTTGGAGCCAACTCGGCGTGCCGCTGGTCCTGCAACTGACGATGCCCAGCAACGACGCGCCCGATCCACTCGCGCGGCATCACGAAAAGCCACATTATTGTCAACCATTCGGGCCGTTCACGCCGACCGAGCAAGCGGCCGTGATGAAAAAGCTCGGCATGCTGTTACTGGCCAAGCAGCCGGTGCAGGCTGTGTTCTGGAATCAGGTGCGCGACGACTCGCCGCACGACTATCCGCTCGGCGGCCTGGTCGACATGGGGGGCAAACTCAAGCCGCTCGTTCCCGTACTGGCGAAGCTCCGGGCCGACCTGCTGAGCTGA
- a CDS encoding ATP-binding protein, translating to MKTPAAIIDLKDLGISQTLSADEMQRALEEHRALGHRLIMRVLLVHLVIALALGFVYSTWLITLLVSSCGLAMYMLSAKLSPQSFFTRCMAGIALQVFVALHIYQMHGLPEMHFFFFTAFTAMIAYCDWKAMWPGALLIIGQHIMFALLTNSGLNMYFFPESFVSFTKLFFHFGIALSHVGICGTWAGIRQNQILSDARHRRILRRSLETAAVAQAQLEEQSIQLHFQNDELAVARSRAEAATQAKSEFLANMSHEIRTPMTAILGYCDILLLEADQDQHMQRHRSSLQTIRQNGDFLLGLLNDILDLSKIEAGKLEVEKISFPIENLVLDIKTLFQMRAATKQLALNVTFEGELPAFVISDPTRIRQILLNLVSNAIKFTATGSVTIVVRMVREESRLQFEVIDSGIGMSAEVAEKLFRPFTQADASTTRKFGGTGLGLSISQRLAHMLGGGITVHSEAGIGSRFCLTLAVDIPAGTAWLQPQANSRTAASAGTKSTASIQLPKGCRVLLVEDGPDNQRLISHFMKKAGAEIAIAENGALGVQAAWQSIAEGRPFDLILMDMQMPVLDGYKATTQLRQSGYTAPIIALTAHAMSGDRQKCLDAGCDDYAMKPIERAMLLEMIARYLRQPAAEKQSAAAPN from the coding sequence ATGAAAACGCCGGCTGCCATCATCGATCTGAAAGACTTGGGCATTTCTCAAACGCTCAGCGCTGACGAAATGCAGCGCGCGCTCGAGGAACATCGCGCGCTCGGCCATCGGCTGATCATGCGCGTGCTGCTCGTCCATTTGGTAATCGCGCTGGCACTCGGCTTCGTCTATTCGACCTGGCTGATCACGCTGTTGGTTTCGTCGTGCGGCCTGGCCATGTACATGCTCAGCGCCAAGCTTTCGCCACAGTCGTTCTTCACGCGCTGCATGGCCGGCATCGCGCTGCAGGTGTTCGTCGCGCTGCACATTTATCAAATGCACGGTCTGCCGGAGATGCATTTCTTTTTTTTCACGGCCTTCACGGCGATGATCGCTTATTGCGATTGGAAAGCGATGTGGCCGGGAGCACTGCTGATCATCGGGCAACACATTATGTTTGCCCTGCTGACCAACTCCGGCTTGAACATGTATTTCTTTCCCGAGTCGTTTGTCAGCTTTACCAAGTTGTTCTTCCACTTCGGCATCGCGTTGTCGCACGTCGGCATTTGCGGCACGTGGGCGGGCATTCGGCAGAACCAGATTCTGAGCGATGCTCGCCATCGACGGATCCTGCGGCGATCGCTCGAAACCGCTGCCGTCGCGCAGGCTCAGCTCGAAGAACAATCGATTCAACTTCATTTTCAAAATGACGAACTGGCCGTGGCCCGCAGCCGAGCCGAAGCGGCCACACAGGCCAAAAGCGAATTCCTGGCCAACATGAGCCATGAAATTCGCACGCCGATGACGGCGATTCTCGGCTACTGCGATATTCTCCTGCTCGAAGCCGATCAAGATCAGCACATGCAGCGGCATCGTTCGTCGCTGCAAACGATTCGTCAGAACGGCGACTTCTTGCTCGGTTTGCTCAACGATATTCTCGATCTCTCGAAGATCGAAGCCGGCAAGCTCGAAGTGGAAAAGATCTCGTTTCCGATCGAGAACCTTGTCCTCGACATCAAGACCCTCTTTCAAATGCGGGCCGCGACGAAACAGCTCGCGCTTAACGTTACGTTCGAAGGTGAACTCCCGGCCTTCGTCATTTCCGATCCCACTCGCATTCGCCAAATCCTGCTGAACCTCGTCAGCAATGCGATCAAGTTCACGGCGACGGGTTCGGTGACGATTGTGGTGCGCATGGTTCGTGAAGAATCGCGGCTGCAGTTCGAAGTGATCGATTCCGGCATCGGCATGTCGGCCGAAGTCGCCGAGAAATTGTTCAGGCCGTTCACGCAGGCCGATGCTTCGACCACGCGCAAGTTCGGCGGCACCGGACTCGGCCTGTCGATCAGCCAGCGCCTGGCTCACATGCTGGGCGGGGGAATCACCGTACACAGCGAAGCAGGCATCGGCAGTCGCTTTTGCCTGACGCTCGCCGTGGATATTCCCGCCGGCACTGCGTGGTTGCAACCGCAAGCGAATTCGCGAACGGCAGCGAGTGCCGGGACCAAGTCGACAGCCAGCATCCAATTGCCTAAGGGTTGTCGCGTGCTGCTGGTCGAAGACGGCCCGGACAATCAGCGTTTGATCTCGCACTTCATGAAGAAAGCCGGCGCCGAAATCGCCATCGCCGAAAACGGCGCGCTCGGTGTGCAGGCAGCCTGGCAAAGCATCGCCGAAGGTCGGCCGTTCGACCTCATCCTCATGGATATGCAAATGCCAGTGCTCGACGGCTACAAAGCCACGACCCAACTCCGCCAGTCCGGCTACACCGCGCCGATCATCGCCCTCACCGCGCATGCTATGAGTGGTGACCGCCAAAAGTGCCTCGACGCCGGCTGCGACGACTACGCCATGAAGCCCATCGAACGGGCCATGCTGCTGGAAATGATTGCCCGCTACTTGCGCCAGCCAGCCGCCGAAAAGCAGTCTGCCGCCGCGCCGAACTGA
- a CDS encoding tetratricopeptide repeat protein gives MTDRFRCLLVSLLTLAMSSTALFAQTLDVDDVELATQLSRNYEELTRRGRYDEAVAAAEQYAKLLLSRYPKDDHFKASLFLAEGYGYQGKYKEAIEQWDLTMARLRASRPRDEAHRQLFVVVYGDAIRGTGVCYDRLGDKQQALKQYELYVAYWEQADHPNARMFLAQAKVAIADSYRMRGESKRGLTPIAEALQVLVPLGRAEPPTGEANRILSEAAHRRHARFGSGSFRFG, from the coding sequence ATGACTGATCGTTTTCGATGCCTGCTAGTTTCCCTGCTTACACTGGCGATGAGCAGCACGGCGTTGTTCGCCCAGACGCTGGACGTGGACGACGTCGAGTTGGCGACGCAACTTTCGCGCAATTATGAGGAACTCACGCGCCGGGGGCGGTACGACGAAGCCGTCGCCGCTGCCGAGCAATATGCGAAGTTATTGCTCTCCCGCTATCCCAAGGATGACCATTTCAAAGCCTCGCTCTTTCTGGCGGAGGGTTATGGCTACCAGGGGAAGTACAAAGAAGCGATCGAGCAATGGGACCTCACCATGGCTCGGTTGCGGGCTTCGCGGCCTCGTGATGAAGCGCACCGGCAGTTGTTTGTCGTGGTGTATGGCGATGCCATACGCGGCACGGGAGTGTGCTATGACCGGCTGGGCGACAAGCAGCAAGCACTGAAGCAATACGAGTTGTACGTTGCGTATTGGGAGCAAGCCGATCATCCGAACGCCCGCATGTTTCTCGCGCAGGCCAAGGTCGCCATCGCCGATAGTTATCGAATGCGCGGCGAGTCGAAGCGCGGCTTGACGCCGATTGCCGAGGCCTTGCAAGTGCTCGTGCCGCTTGGTCGGGCCGAACCGCCAACGGGAGAAGCGAATCGCATTCTCTCCGAAGCTGCACATCGGCGGCACGCTCGATTTGGATCTGGATCGTTTCGATTTGGCTGA
- a CDS encoding DUF2750 domain-containing protein, with product MHPDKIKNVLAKDARGRYDYFVSKVADFETVWGLKLDKWVMVADGGGRPAAPFWPEEEFAKLCATDSFAGAVAASIPLDQFLERWLPGLERDGYLVAIFPKPNNQGTLRLPSQLRTDIKCELELYD from the coding sequence ATGCATCCCGATAAAATCAAAAACGTCCTCGCAAAAGATGCGCGCGGCAGATACGACTACTTTGTGAGTAAGGTTGCGGACTTCGAGACAGTGTGGGGACTGAAACTCGATAAGTGGGTCATGGTGGCCGACGGCGGAGGACGTCCCGCTGCACCATTTTGGCCCGAAGAAGAATTCGCGAAGTTGTGCGCCACAGATTCGTTCGCTGGCGCGGTGGCTGCGAGCATTCCGCTGGATCAGTTCCTGGAGCGTTGGCTTCCCGGACTTGAGCGCGATGGTTACTTGGTCGCCATATTTCCGAAGCCGAATAACCAAGGTACGTTGCGTTTGCCGTCGCAATTGCGAACGGATATTAAGTGCGAACTCGAACTCTACGATTAA
- a CDS encoding phosphoribosylaminoimidazolesuccinocarboxamide synthase codes for MARYQPLRGRSMICRKARIVPIECVVRGYLEGSGWKEYRQNQAVCGVALPPGLKQCDKLPEPIFTPATKEESGHDINISFAEMANLIGQETAAELKRLTLDVYTRAAAHALAHGVIIADTKLEWCWYEGKLILCDEVLTPDSSRFWPADRYHPGGPQPSFDKQFLREWLETTTWDKNSPPPHLPDEVAQQTRAKYLEALQKLTGTTLPE; via the coding sequence ATGGCGCGGTATCAGCCGCTGCGAGGCCGCTCGATGATCTGCCGCAAAGCCCGAATCGTCCCCATCGAGTGCGTCGTCCGCGGCTACCTCGAAGGGAGCGGCTGGAAAGAATACCGCCAAAACCAGGCCGTCTGCGGCGTGGCCCTGCCCCCCGGCTTGAAGCAGTGCGACAAACTCCCCGAGCCGATCTTCACACCCGCGACCAAGGAAGAAAGCGGCCACGACATCAACATCTCGTTTGCCGAGATGGCTAACCTCATCGGCCAAGAAACAGCCGCCGAACTAAAACGCCTCACGCTCGACGTCTACACCCGCGCCGCCGCCCACGCGCTGGCCCACGGCGTGATCATCGCCGACACTAAACTCGAATGGTGCTGGTACGAAGGCAAGCTGATCCTCTGCGACGAAGTCCTCACCCCCGACAGCAGCCGCTTCTGGCCCGCCGACCGCTACCACCCCGGCGGCCCGCAACCCTCCTTCGACAAACAATTCCTCCGCGAATGGCTCGAAACGACCACCTGGGACAAAAACAGCCCACCACCGCATTTGCCGGATGAAGTGGCACAACAAACTCGCGCGAAGTATCTTGAAGCGCTGCAAAAGCTGACGGGGACGACGTTGCCCGAATAG
- a CDS encoding 3-keto-disaccharide hydrolase, translating to MRSYWLGLAVIVFCSPLFSATLFAADELSDQEKKDGYVSLFNGQDLTNWRFDEESPPTKLPENWKVEEGVIKVTGGGSPHLASAKEYVDFEFRFEWRGMKPKYNSGLFIRSGKKVGAHQINLASGGEGNFLNGKLTGGKPVPMLQKPAGEWNEWQVRCVGDKVTFHCNGQLAWEGTGLAAKSGYLGLQAEGAPLEFRKLRILEIK from the coding sequence ATGCGCAGCTATTGGTTAGGACTCGCCGTGATCGTCTTTTGTTCGCCGTTATTTTCCGCGACGTTATTCGCCGCCGATGAACTGAGCGACCAAGAGAAGAAGGATGGCTATGTATCTCTCTTCAACGGCCAGGATCTGACGAACTGGCGGTTCGACGAAGAGTCGCCGCCGACAAAGCTGCCTGAGAATTGGAAAGTGGAAGAGGGCGTAATCAAAGTTACCGGCGGTGGCAGCCCGCACTTGGCATCGGCCAAGGAGTATGTTGACTTCGAGTTTCGTTTTGAGTGGCGAGGCATGAAACCGAAGTACAACAGCGGCTTGTTCATTCGCAGCGGCAAGAAGGTCGGCGCTCATCAGATTAATCTCGCCAGCGGCGGAGAAGGGAACTTTCTCAACGGCAAGCTGACCGGCGGCAAGCCCGTGCCGATGCTGCAAAAGCCAGCGGGCGAGTGGAACGAATGGCAAGTGCGCTGCGTGGGTGACAAAGTCACGTTTCACTGCAACGGCCAACTCGCCTGGGAAGGAACCGGCCTCGCTGCGAAGAGCGGCTATCTCGGTTTGCAGGCCGAAGGGGCGCCGCTGGAGTTTCGCAAGCTGCGGATTCTGGAAATCAAATAG
- a CDS encoding 3-keto-disaccharide hydrolase, protein MRRLVFTCLLFSAFAGLISAVAGAADPPKDKAKQTFLNAKEAGLDYQLQGEWYGSARVAAWGWMNCGLQVVSYGGGKFEAVLYRGGLPGAGWDQQTKLKLKGQSNEQKILWLETEGFKIAVTTGNATVYDAYGIAGTLYKQNRVSPTMGLQPPSNAVVLFNGTKSDELKGAKLTEDKLLLAGVLTKMPVGDFRLHIEFRTPFMPNAKGQARGNSGVYIQQRYEVQILDSFGLDGVANECGALYTQQKPLVNMALPPLTWQTYDIWFSQPKWSAEDPKKKMENAHITVMHNGVAVQSHYSIKNKTGGGKVEGIETFPINLQDHGNPVTFRNIWIVPSQGDTMPTATAATTYQSCCGRRRCR, encoded by the coding sequence ATGAGGCGGTTGGTATTCACTTGTTTGTTGTTCAGCGCGTTTGCTGGTTTGATTTCAGCCGTCGCCGGTGCGGCGGATCCACCGAAGGACAAAGCGAAGCAGACGTTTCTCAATGCCAAGGAAGCGGGCCTCGATTACCAACTGCAAGGCGAGTGGTACGGCAGCGCGCGAGTCGCGGCTTGGGGCTGGATGAACTGCGGTTTGCAAGTCGTCTCGTACGGCGGTGGAAAGTTCGAAGCGGTGCTGTACCGCGGCGGTTTGCCGGGCGCTGGTTGGGATCAGCAGACGAAGCTGAAATTGAAAGGTCAGAGTAACGAGCAAAAAATTCTGTGGCTCGAAACCGAAGGTTTCAAAATCGCCGTGACGACCGGCAACGCCACGGTCTACGATGCTTACGGTATTGCGGGAACGCTCTACAAACAAAATCGCGTCAGCCCGACGATGGGCTTGCAGCCGCCATCGAATGCGGTGGTCCTCTTCAATGGTACGAAGTCGGATGAGTTAAAAGGGGCGAAGCTGACCGAGGACAAGTTGTTGCTTGCCGGTGTGTTGACGAAGATGCCGGTCGGCGATTTCCGGCTGCACATCGAATTCCGCACGCCATTCATGCCCAATGCGAAGGGCCAAGCTCGCGGCAACAGCGGCGTGTACATTCAGCAGCGATACGAGGTGCAGATCCTCGATTCGTTCGGCCTCGACGGTGTCGCCAACGAATGCGGCGCTTTGTACACGCAGCAAAAACCCCTCGTGAATATGGCCCTGCCGCCACTGACCTGGCAGACCTACGACATCTGGTTCTCGCAACCAAAGTGGTCGGCCGAAGATCCCAAGAAGAAAATGGAGAACGCGCATATTACCGTCATGCACAACGGCGTGGCGGTCCAATCGCATTACAGCATCAAGAACAAAACCGGCGGCGGCAAAGTGGAAGGGATCGAGACCTTTCCGATCAACCTGCAAGACCACGGCAACCCCGTGACCTTCCGCAACATCTGGATCGTGCCTAGCCAGGGCGACACGATGCCGACGGCCACGGCGGCTACGACGTATCAGAGCTGCTGCGGCCGGCGCCGCTGCCGGTAA